A stretch of Dietzia lutea DNA encodes these proteins:
- a CDS encoding MerR family transcriptional regulator, which translates to MKTPEAGPLQRIEELAEDSGTTVRNIRVYQERGLLPPPVRRGRTAFYGPDHKRRLAQILRLLDRGYTFATIEELFIAERHGFTLTELLELEAVRPTRRSNGGRRRLPRGGVDAVAGFELPEHLLDRGESIGLVSDSAAADHFFADRYMLELFRELIVLGVGQEGIDKIGHQFMGGQSTAAEAIDVLVQTMRDAGMDQSTIVRRVTGILPRAGAAARLIFLSAAQTLLADRHGFPRS; encoded by the coding sequence GTGAAGACGCCGGAGGCCGGGCCGCTGCAGCGGATCGAGGAACTGGCCGAGGACTCCGGCACCACCGTGCGCAACATCCGCGTCTACCAGGAGCGCGGTCTGCTGCCCCCGCCCGTTCGCCGCGGACGCACCGCCTTCTACGGGCCGGACCACAAGCGGCGGCTCGCGCAGATCCTACGTCTCCTCGACCGCGGCTACACCTTCGCCACCATCGAGGAGCTGTTCATCGCCGAGCGGCACGGCTTCACGCTCACGGAATTGCTCGAGCTGGAAGCCGTCCGGCCCACACGCCGCTCCAACGGCGGACGCCGGCGCCTGCCGCGAGGGGGAGTGGACGCGGTCGCCGGGTTCGAACTACCGGAGCACCTGCTCGACCGGGGCGAGTCGATCGGCCTGGTCAGCGATTCGGCCGCGGCGGACCACTTCTTCGCCGACCGCTACATGCTGGAGCTGTTCCGCGAGCTGATCGTGCTCGGGGTCGGCCAGGAGGGGATCGACAAGATCGGCCACCAGTTCATGGGCGGGCAGAGCACCGCGGCCGAGGCGATCGATGTGCTCGTGCAGACCATGAGGGACGCCGGGATGGACCAGTCGACCATCGTCAGGCGGGTGACCGGCATCCTGCCGCGCGCCGGCGCGGCCGCCCGACTCATCTTCCTGTCCGCCGCCCAGACGCTTCTCGCCGACAGGCACGGCTTCCCCAGGAGCTGA
- the mbhE gene encoding hydrogen gas-evolving membrane-bound hydrogenase subunit E, which yields MLLVIMLGLLAAATAALPFLDRVWGRSAGWAVAALFTALTGAVLAVSPAIVRGEPVSFRVEWIPDLGVDFALRLDGLALMFSLMVLVIGALVKIYGTSYFPEGRQGGVYAVMTLFALGMLGVVLADDILLLYLFWELTTICSFLLIGREGSSAAGPAMRTVIVTAAGGMCLLAAVAVLWSATGTTDLTAILTDTSWASGGTGTAVALLLVAAAVTKSAQFPFHFWLPDAMEASTPVSAYLHAATMVKAGVFLLLRFSPAFAENPLWQILLIGFGLVTALYAAVIAVTRDDLKELLAYSTISQLGLIIAAIGVGSPSALIAAAVHTLAHSLFKAALFMVVGIVDHEAGAKSLSEVRGMGRRLPVTAGAAVLGATSLAGIPPLMGFVSKEKIFAAFAHASLPAPWIILTGGVAVLTSALTVAYAFRFTAAFYGPVRSATDEPREGGPAFLAGPVLLAVGGLALGVGVSSLTPLFEEIGADTSGERKDPELALWHGFNAELWMSVAALALGAVLILLRRSVHHVLAMRRAPVTGSGVFDDAYHGLIRAGKAVGGWTSSYQPTRHVAAPVVVLVALAVVATWLPWDAAERVATSEPRDWTLLALVVVTVVGSVLARARLAVLGLIGVAGLVVALWFFVLGAPQLALAQILVEVLTTVIAAVALIRMPRDFAPVTRRRRVGLGAIAVAGGVIAALAAFFLTGRRDRSDVGEWFLENSEQETGGTNVVSTILVDFRALDTLGELVVLAVAGLAVAVVTSRRGAPAAEASPEHVPAHEVPLDDSGPADYKAEATLTDQAEDNTLIPRVVGLAIGPVLGLLSGYLLLRGHSMTGDGFTAGLVASMGAVLVYLSAPEARHARLRIAYPLLIVAGVVLPIIAGALGFLRGSFLHPLHTKIEALDYTLSTVLVFEVGIVLVVVGTVVASLRNLGMPNPGTEVPDPGEQVDEIVREQQTTERGG from the coding sequence ATGCTCCTCGTGATCATGCTGGGCCTCCTGGCCGCCGCCACCGCAGCGCTGCCGTTCCTCGACCGTGTCTGGGGCCGGTCGGCGGGCTGGGCCGTCGCCGCGCTCTTCACCGCGCTGACCGGTGCGGTGCTGGCGGTGAGCCCGGCGATCGTGCGGGGCGAACCCGTGAGCTTCCGCGTGGAGTGGATCCCGGACCTCGGGGTCGACTTCGCGCTGCGCCTCGACGGTCTGGCGCTCATGTTCTCGCTGATGGTCCTGGTGATCGGCGCCCTGGTGAAGATCTACGGTACCAGCTACTTCCCGGAGGGGCGGCAGGGCGGCGTCTATGCGGTGATGACGCTGTTCGCCCTGGGCATGTTGGGCGTGGTGTTGGCCGACGACATCCTGCTGCTGTACCTGTTCTGGGAACTCACCACGATCTGTTCATTCCTGTTGATCGGGCGAGAGGGCAGTTCGGCCGCAGGACCCGCGATGCGAACGGTGATCGTCACGGCCGCCGGCGGGATGTGCCTGCTGGCGGCGGTGGCCGTGCTGTGGTCCGCCACCGGCACGACCGACCTGACGGCGATCCTCACCGACACGTCCTGGGCGAGCGGCGGGACGGGAACCGCCGTGGCGTTGTTGCTCGTCGCGGCGGCGGTGACCAAGTCGGCGCAGTTCCCGTTCCATTTCTGGCTGCCGGACGCGATGGAGGCCAGTACTCCGGTCAGTGCGTACCTCCACGCGGCGACGATGGTCAAGGCCGGGGTCTTCCTGCTGCTGCGCTTCAGCCCCGCGTTCGCCGAGAACCCGTTGTGGCAGATCCTTCTGATCGGATTCGGGCTCGTCACCGCACTGTACGCCGCGGTCATCGCCGTGACCCGCGACGATCTGAAGGAACTCCTCGCCTACTCCACGATCAGCCAGCTCGGGTTGATCATCGCCGCGATCGGAGTCGGCAGCCCGTCGGCGCTCATCGCTGCGGCCGTGCACACGCTCGCGCACTCCCTGTTCAAAGCGGCGCTGTTCATGGTGGTGGGGATCGTCGATCACGAGGCGGGAGCCAAGTCGTTGAGCGAGGTGCGCGGGATGGGCAGGCGGTTGCCGGTCACCGCGGGTGCCGCCGTGCTCGGGGCGACCTCGTTGGCGGGCATCCCGCCGCTGATGGGCTTCGTTTCCAAGGAGAAGATCTTCGCCGCGTTCGCCCACGCCTCGCTCCCCGCACCGTGGATCATCCTGACCGGTGGGGTCGCCGTCCTCACCAGTGCGTTGACCGTCGCCTACGCGTTCCGGTTCACGGCGGCCTTCTACGGGCCGGTCCGGTCGGCGACGGACGAACCCCGCGAGGGTGGCCCCGCCTTCCTGGCCGGGCCGGTACTGCTGGCCGTAGGCGGGCTCGCGCTCGGGGTGGGCGTGAGTTCGTTGACGCCGCTGTTCGAGGAGATCGGTGCCGACACCTCGGGGGAGCGGAAGGACCCGGAGCTGGCGCTGTGGCACGGGTTCAACGCCGAGCTGTGGATGTCAGTGGCGGCGCTCGCGCTCGGCGCGGTGCTGATCCTGCTGCGGCGGTCGGTCCATCACGTGCTCGCGATGCGGCGGGCACCGGTGACCGGCAGCGGCGTCTTCGATGACGCGTACCACGGGCTGATCAGAGCGGGCAAAGCCGTCGGAGGGTGGACGTCCAGCTACCAGCCCACCCGGCATGTGGCGGCCCCGGTGGTCGTACTGGTGGCGCTCGCGGTGGTCGCGACCTGGCTACCGTGGGACGCGGCCGAGCGGGTCGCCACCTCGGAGCCGCGGGACTGGACATTGCTCGCACTCGTCGTCGTCACCGTCGTCGGCAGCGTCCTCGCCCGGGCCCGGCTGGCGGTCCTCGGTCTGATCGGCGTCGCCGGTCTCGTCGTCGCGCTGTGGTTCTTCGTCCTCGGCGCGCCCCAGCTCGCGCTGGCTCAGATCCTGGTCGAGGTGCTCACCACCGTCATCGCGGCGGTGGCGCTGATCCGCATGCCGCGCGATTTCGCCCCCGTCACGCGTCGGCGACGGGTCGGGCTCGGCGCCATCGCCGTCGCGGGCGGTGTGATCGCCGCGCTGGCGGCGTTCTTCCTGACAGGACGCCGGGACCGCTCCGACGTCGGCGAGTGGTTCCTGGAAAACTCCGAGCAGGAGACCGGCGGCACCAACGTGGTCAGCACCATCCTCGTCGACTTCCGTGCGCTGGACACTCTCGGGGAGTTGGTGGTCCTCGCCGTCGCCGGCCTGGCGGTCGCGGTCGTGACCTCGCGCCGCGGCGCGCCCGCCGCGGAGGCGAGCCCGGAGCACGTCCCGGCCCACGAGGTGCCGTTGGACGACAGCGGACCGGCCGATTACAAAGCCGAAGCCACTCTGACCGACCAGGCCGAGGACAACACGCTGATCCCGCGGGTGGTAGGGCTGGCCATCGGCCCGGTGCTGGGCCTGCTCTCCGGTTATCTGCTGCTCCGCGGGCACAGCATGACGGGCGACGGGTTCACCGCCGGGCTGGTGGCCTCGATGGGGGCGGTGCTCGTCTACCTCAGTGCTCCCGAGGCGCGGCACGCGCGTCTGCGTATCGCCTACCCGCTGCTGATCGTCGCGGGCGTGGTGCTGCCGATCATTGCCGGTGCCCTGGGCTTTCTCCGGGGCTCGTTCCTCCACCCGCTGCACACGAAAATCGAGGCGCTCGATTACACCCTGTCCACGGTTCTCGTCTTCGAGGTCGGCATCGTGCTCGTGGTGGTGGGCACAGTGGTCGCCTCGCTCCGCAACCTGGGCATGCCGAATCCCGGCACCGAGGTCCCGGACCCGGGCGAGCAGGTCGACGAGATCGTCCGGGAACAGCAGACGACCGAGAGAGGTGGGTGA
- a CDS encoding sodium:proton antiporter — protein MALSLAIGVLTAGGLYLMLQREMVRIVFGFLLLSHAFNLILIAAGVTDYRLTPIVGIGDPAATADPLPQAFVLTAIVIAVATAIFMLALVVAGQRADPVDDADRTDTSDRKQEARAQEADEAEAEIKGTSDSGTELDGGPDDERSSE, from the coding sequence ATGGCTCTGTCCCTGGCGATCGGCGTCCTGACCGCCGGCGGCCTGTATCTGATGCTCCAGCGCGAGATGGTGCGTATCGTTTTCGGCTTCCTGCTCCTCAGCCACGCCTTCAATCTGATCCTCATCGCCGCCGGGGTCACCGACTACCGCCTGACTCCGATCGTCGGTATCGGTGATCCGGCCGCGACGGCCGATCCACTGCCGCAGGCCTTCGTGCTGACCGCCATCGTCATCGCGGTGGCCACGGCCATCTTCATGCTCGCCCTGGTGGTCGCCGGGCAGCGGGCCGATCCGGTCGACGACGCCGACCGGACGGACACCTCCGATCGGAAGCAGGAGGCGCGCGCGCAGGAGGCGGACGAGGCCGAGGCCGAGATCAAGGGCACGAGCGACAGCGGCACCGAGCTCGACGGCGGGCCTGACGACGAGCGGAGCTCCGAATGA
- a CDS encoding DUF445 domain-containing protein gives MVAAGGPALKAGDPATDAERRSALRRMKLVATGFLVVAGVIYLVAEYALHNGAPSWVGYVRAAAEAGMIGGLADWFAVTALFRHPLGIPIPHTALIRRKKDQLGTSLGGFVGENFLDPEMVSEKVRGARIPERAGEWLAEPDNRALASDQAAKAIRSVLAVLRDDDAVAIIERTIVARIAEPEWGPPAGRILAELLDEGRHLPLLDLMADRAHEWVEAHPETIDRWVREKAPTWAPQFVNELLSDRAYRELREWTWQIKVDKQHAVRLALIGFVEDFARDLQHDPSTMAKLESFKHEVMNREEVRRAAGSAWSAAKRMIVEATEDTSSTLRVKIDDLLRRLAGMLVGDERMRSRLDDYMTRTARFVAENYAGEVTSIISDTVERWDADEASDKIELLAGKDLQFIRINGTVVGALAGLAIHAATELLF, from the coding sequence GTGGTCGCCGCCGGGGGACCCGCGCTCAAGGCGGGTGACCCGGCGACCGACGCCGAGCGGAGGTCCGCCCTCCGTCGCATGAAACTGGTCGCGACGGGGTTCCTCGTCGTGGCCGGGGTGATCTACCTCGTCGCCGAATACGCGCTGCACAACGGCGCTCCCTCCTGGGTGGGATACGTGCGCGCCGCCGCCGAGGCCGGGATGATCGGCGGCCTGGCCGACTGGTTCGCCGTCACCGCCCTGTTCCGCCACCCCCTGGGCATCCCCATCCCGCACACCGCGCTCATCCGCCGCAAGAAGGACCAGCTGGGCACCTCGCTCGGCGGGTTCGTGGGGGAGAACTTCCTCGACCCCGAGATGGTGAGCGAGAAGGTCCGCGGCGCCCGCATCCCCGAGCGCGCCGGCGAGTGGCTCGCCGAGCCCGACAACCGCGCACTGGCCTCCGACCAGGCCGCCAAGGCCATCCGCTCGGTCCTGGCGGTGCTGCGCGACGACGACGCCGTCGCGATCATCGAACGCACCATCGTGGCCCGGATCGCCGAGCCCGAGTGGGGCCCGCCCGCCGGACGCATCCTCGCCGAACTCCTCGACGAGGGCCGCCACCTGCCGCTGCTCGACCTCATGGCCGACCGGGCCCACGAATGGGTCGAGGCCCACCCGGAGACGATCGACCGCTGGGTCCGCGAGAAGGCCCCCACCTGGGCCCCGCAGTTCGTCAACGAACTGCTCTCCGACCGCGCCTACCGTGAACTGCGCGAGTGGACGTGGCAGATCAAGGTCGACAAGCAGCACGCCGTGCGCCTGGCACTGATCGGGTTCGTCGAGGACTTCGCCCGCGACCTGCAGCACGACCCGTCCACCATGGCCAAGCTCGAGTCGTTCAAGCACGAGGTCATGAACCGCGAGGAGGTGCGCCGCGCCGCCGGGTCGGCGTGGTCGGCCGCCAAGCGGATGATCGTCGAGGCCACCGAGGACACCTCCTCCACGCTGCGGGTCAAGATCGACGACCTCCTGCGCCGCCTGGCCGGGATGCTCGTGGGGGACGAGCGGATGCGCTCCCGCCTCGACGACTACATGACCCGCACGGCGCGCTTCGTCGCCGAGAACTACGCCGGCGAGGTCACCTCGATCATCTCCGACACCGTCGAACGCTGGGACGCCGACGAGGCCTCCGACAAGATCGAGCTGCTCGCCGGCAAGGACCTGCAGTTCATCCGCATCAACGGCACGGTCGTGGGGGCCCTCGCCGGGCTCGCGATCCACGCCGCCACCGAGCTGCTCTTCTGA
- the purU gene encoding formyltetrahydrofolate deformylase, with the protein MSRRFVLTLGCPDRIGIVARIATFLAELGGTIMEAAYHADEDTGWFFTRQSVDAESIGMEIDELRRRFERVAGELGPEADWQISDSSEPKDVVILVSKEGHCLHDLLGRVEGGDYPARIRAVVGNHDTLRGMAEAHGVPFHHVPFPADPAERGPAFEQVAGLIDDIDPHAIVLARFMQVLPDDLCTRWAGRAINIHHSFLPSFVGARPYHQAHVRGVKLIGATCHYVTADLDEGPIIEQDVIRVDHTATVKDMVRQGRDAEKLVLARGLRWHLEDRVLVHGARTVVFT; encoded by the coding sequence ATGTCACGACGCTTCGTCCTCACGCTGGGCTGCCCCGACCGCATCGGTATCGTCGCCCGGATCGCCACCTTTCTCGCCGAACTGGGCGGGACCATCATGGAGGCGGCGTACCACGCGGACGAGGACACCGGCTGGTTCTTTACCCGCCAGTCCGTCGACGCCGAATCGATCGGCATGGAGATCGACGAACTCCGCCGTCGCTTCGAGCGGGTGGCCGGCGAGCTGGGACCGGAGGCCGACTGGCAGATCTCCGACTCGTCCGAGCCGAAGGACGTCGTCATCCTCGTGTCCAAGGAGGGCCACTGCCTCCACGACCTGCTGGGACGGGTCGAGGGCGGTGACTACCCCGCCCGCATCCGCGCGGTGGTCGGCAACCACGACACCCTGCGGGGAATGGCCGAGGCGCACGGAGTGCCGTTCCACCACGTGCCGTTCCCGGCCGACCCCGCCGAGCGGGGCCCGGCGTTCGAGCAGGTCGCGGGACTCATCGACGACATCGACCCGCACGCGATCGTCCTGGCCCGTTTCATGCAGGTCCTGCCGGACGACCTGTGCACACGGTGGGCCGGCCGAGCGATCAACATCCACCACAGCTTCCTGCCCAGCTTCGTCGGCGCCCGCCCGTACCACCAGGCGCACGTGCGGGGTGTGAAGCTCATCGGCGCGACGTGCCACTACGTGACGGCCGACCTCGACGAGGGGCCGATCATCGAGCAGGACGTCATCCGGGTGGACCACACGGCGACGGTGAAGGACATGGTGCGGCAGGGCCGCGACGCGGAGAAGCTGGTGCTGGCCCGCGGCCTGCGCTGGCACCTGGAGGACCGGGTCCTGGTGCACGGTGCCCGGACCGTCGTGTTCACCTAG
- a CDS encoding helix-turn-helix domain-containing protein, whose translation MAAHDGADRGGPAHDVTGSGGSADEPTAATLARRNKPTGEVPRHTDVTALVDGDRRSSDSQDIGSFIRAQREAAQVSIRQLAERAGVSNPYLSQIERGLRKPSAEVLGQIARGLRLSAEVLYARAGILELKQGSPVRDAILTAPDLTERQREVLVEIYESFLANNATAADQVVDVP comes from the coding sequence ATGGCCGCACACGATGGTGCTGACCGCGGCGGACCCGCGCACGACGTCACGGGATCCGGCGGATCGGCCGACGAGCCGACAGCAGCCACCCTCGCACGCCGGAACAAGCCGACGGGTGAGGTGCCGCGTCACACGGATGTCACCGCACTCGTCGACGGCGACCGGCGTTCCTCCGACTCGCAGGACATCGGGTCGTTCATCCGCGCCCAGCGGGAGGCCGCCCAGGTGTCCATCCGGCAGCTCGCGGAGCGTGCCGGCGTCTCCAACCCGTATCTGAGCCAGATCGAACGCGGGCTGCGCAAGCCGTCCGCCGAGGTACTGGGCCAGATCGCCCGAGGTCTGAGGCTGTCCGCGGAGGTGCTCTACGCCCGCGCCGGGATCCTCGAACTCAAGCAGGGGAGCCCGGTGAGGGACGCGATCCTCACCGCCCCGGACCTCACAGAGCGACAGAGGGAGGTGCTCGTGGAGATCTACGAGTCGTTCCTGGCGAACAATGCGACCGCAGCCGACCAGGTCGTCGACGTCCCCTGA
- the metE gene encoding 5-methyltetrahydropteroyltriglutamate--homocysteine S-methyltransferase, giving the protein MTSSSSPPSAAPSPPSPSAVTPPPHLEPTRASSVLGYPRIGPRRELKRALERYWHGDDTRAELLATGRRLREATWHDLGAKGLTQIPGNTFSFYDHILDDALLVGAIPARFRDLTRDLTPVDTVFALARGRADVPPLELVPLQGTSYLYRQPEFDEASELGLRPGELLAEIARAREVGLEIRPVITGPVSLLLLGKASPDAAPGFTPLDLLDRMLEQYEALLGVLEEAGVTCVQFDEPCMTMERTPAEIDRLRGAYDRLAAVPARPRILVTGEYGDLGDALPALAATGVEAIGLDLVHGRRTAAELAAVPGLAAKRLYAGVVDGQNVWRTDKFATLDYLRELRAVFADVVVSTSCTLLHVPYDVHAETDLPAELVESLAFAEQKVAEVVSLAHALEDGPTPRWRPLPVLPSARREDVRARTARVDDDDKVRVPYAERAPRQAGRLGLPTLPTATLGSFPQTVQIRRARRDLAEGRIDYARYCDYLRAEIASVIRLQEDIGLDVLVHGEVERNDMVQYFAELLDGFAATRNGWVQSYGSRCVRPPILYGDVARPAPMTAEWTGYAQSLTDRPVKGMITGPVTMLARSFCRTDLALPEVATQLALAVRDEVADLEAAGTAIIQIDEPAIRELLPRRGADRRAYLDWAVDTFRLASAGARPDTQIHTHMTYSSLQVMTEAIEELDADVTNIVATRSIEWVLDALTDHTLTRQVAPGVYESRSGFVPDIDLLHERLLRAVDAVGVERLWAVPDGGLKSRYTWQLEPSLRNLVTAARRIRRAVARQGPGSNKIGAEQVPGHAPGIGS; this is encoded by the coding sequence ATGACCTCGTCGTCGTCGCCCCCGTCGGCCGCGCCGTCGCCCCCGTCACCCTCGGCGGTGACCCCGCCGCCGCACCTGGAACCCACGCGCGCCTCGTCGGTCCTGGGTTACCCACGCATCGGGCCGCGCCGCGAGCTCAAACGCGCGCTCGAGCGGTACTGGCACGGCGACGACACCCGCGCCGAGCTGCTCGCCACCGGCCGCCGCCTCCGAGAGGCAACGTGGCACGACCTGGGCGCCAAGGGCCTCACGCAGATCCCCGGCAACACCTTCAGCTTCTACGATCACATCCTCGACGACGCCCTGCTCGTCGGCGCGATCCCCGCCCGCTTCCGCGACCTCACCCGCGACCTCACGCCCGTCGACACGGTCTTCGCCCTGGCCCGCGGCCGCGCCGACGTCCCCCCGCTCGAACTGGTCCCGCTGCAGGGCACCTCCTACCTGTACCGCCAGCCCGAGTTCGACGAGGCCTCCGAGCTGGGGCTTCGGCCGGGCGAGCTGCTCGCCGAGATCGCCCGCGCGCGCGAAGTGGGGCTGGAGATCCGGCCCGTCATCACCGGCCCGGTCTCGCTCCTGCTGCTCGGCAAGGCCTCGCCCGACGCCGCACCGGGGTTCACGCCGCTCGACCTGCTCGACCGGATGCTCGAGCAGTACGAGGCGCTGCTCGGCGTGCTCGAGGAGGCGGGCGTAACGTGCGTGCAGTTCGACGAGCCGTGCATGACGATGGAGCGCACGCCCGCCGAGATCGACCGGCTGCGCGGGGCCTACGACAGGCTCGCCGCGGTACCGGCGAGGCCGCGGATCCTCGTCACCGGCGAGTACGGCGACCTCGGGGACGCGCTGCCCGCGCTCGCGGCCACGGGCGTCGAGGCGATCGGCCTGGACTTGGTCCACGGGCGGCGGACGGCTGCCGAGCTCGCCGCCGTGCCGGGACTGGCCGCCAAGCGCCTCTACGCCGGTGTGGTGGACGGCCAGAACGTCTGGCGCACCGACAAGTTCGCCACGCTCGACTACCTGCGCGAGCTGCGGGCCGTGTTCGCCGACGTGGTGGTGTCGACCTCGTGCACACTGCTGCACGTGCCGTACGACGTGCACGCCGAGACCGACCTGCCGGCCGAGCTCGTGGAGTCGCTGGCCTTCGCCGAACAGAAGGTCGCCGAGGTGGTGTCGCTGGCGCACGCGCTGGAGGACGGCCCCACGCCGCGCTGGCGTCCGCTGCCCGTGCTGCCCAGTGCGCGCCGCGAGGACGTGCGCGCGAGGACCGCGCGGGTGGACGACGACGACAAGGTCCGCGTCCCGTACGCCGAGCGGGCCCCCCGGCAGGCCGGCAGACTGGGTCTGCCGACGCTCCCGACCGCCACCCTCGGCTCGTTCCCGCAGACCGTGCAGATCCGGCGGGCCCGCCGCGACCTGGCCGAGGGGCGGATCGACTACGCCCGGTACTGCGACTACCTGCGGGCGGAGATCGCCTCGGTGATCCGGCTGCAGGAGGACATCGGGCTCGACGTGCTGGTCCACGGCGAGGTCGAGCGGAACGACATGGTGCAGTACTTCGCCGAGCTGCTCGACGGGTTCGCCGCCACCCGCAACGGCTGGGTGCAGTCGTACGGCTCGCGCTGCGTGCGGCCGCCCATCCTCTACGGGGACGTGGCGCGGCCCGCGCCGATGACCGCCGAGTGGACGGGCTACGCGCAGTCGCTCACGGACCGGCCGGTCAAGGGGATGATCACCGGGCCGGTGACGATGCTCGCGCGGTCGTTCTGCCGCACCGACCTCGCGCTGCCCGAGGTCGCCACGCAGCTCGCGCTGGCGGTGCGCGACGAGGTGGCCGATCTCGAGGCGGCCGGCACGGCCATCATCCAGATCGACGAGCCGGCCATCCGCGAACTGCTGCCGCGGCGCGGTGCCGACCGACGCGCCTACCTCGACTGGGCGGTGGACACCTTCCGCCTGGCCTCCGCCGGCGCGCGGCCCGACACGCAGATCCACACCCACATGACGTACTCGTCGCTGCAGGTGATGACCGAGGCGATCGAGGAGCTCGACGCCGACGTCACCAACATCGTGGCCACCCGCTCGATCGAGTGGGTGCTGGACGCCCTGACCGACCACACCCTGACCCGGCAGGTCGCGCCCGGCGTATACGAGTCGCGGTCCGGGTTCGTGCCGGACATCGACCTGCTGCACGAACGGCTGCTGCGCGCGGTGGACGCCGTGGGGGTGGAGAGGCTGTGGGCGGTGCCCGACGGCGGGCTCAAGAGCCGCTACACGTGGCAGCTGGAGCCCAGCCTGCGGAACCTGGTCACCGCGGCCCGTCGGATCCGACGGGCGGTTGCCCGGCAGGGGCCGGGATCTAATAAGATCGGGGCAGAGCAAGTCCCGGGACACGCGCCCGGGATCGGTAGTTGA
- a CDS encoding DUF2516 family protein has translation MIDTLTGTWGTVQLIIQGALVVWALVGLVLAALPPASAYSVEGKWPKPAWIAICAVAALLFAIRPLGFLGIIAMVAVGVFFADVRPAVGGRRR, from the coding sequence GTGATTGACACGCTTACCGGCACGTGGGGAACTGTCCAGCTCATCATCCAGGGCGCGCTCGTCGTGTGGGCGCTGGTCGGGCTCGTGCTGGCCGCGCTGCCGCCCGCCTCGGCCTACTCCGTCGAGGGGAAGTGGCCGAAGCCGGCCTGGATCGCCATCTGTGCCGTCGCCGCCCTGCTCTTCGCCATCCGGCCGCTCGGCTTCCTCGGCATCATCGCGATGGTCGCCGTGGGCGTGTTCTTCGCCGACGTGCGTCCCGCGGTCGGCGGTCGACGCAGGTGA
- the deoC gene encoding deoxyribose-phosphate aldolase, giving the protein MDATPTAQLTRARVASMIDHTLLSPDASREDVQACLDEARELGVKAVCVSPAMLPVRPDQQIVATVAGFPSGKHHSLVKAMEGRLAVDQGAREVDMVIDVGAAIAGLVDEVMADVLAMRDAVPPPVVIKVILETAAIHKALGDEAGDERIEALCHAVARAGADFVKTSTGFHPAGGASVRAVEAMHRAVGGKLGIKASGGIRDADTARAMIAAGATRLGLSGSRAVLEGFSE; this is encoded by the coding sequence ATGGACGCCACTCCGACCGCTCAGCTCACCCGCGCCCGCGTCGCCTCGATGATCGACCACACCCTGCTCTCCCCCGACGCGTCCCGCGAGGACGTACAGGCCTGCCTCGACGAGGCCCGCGAGCTGGGCGTCAAGGCCGTGTGCGTGAGCCCGGCGATGCTGCCGGTGCGGCCCGACCAGCAGATCGTCGCCACGGTCGCGGGTTTCCCGTCCGGCAAGCACCACTCGCTGGTCAAGGCCATGGAGGGCCGGCTCGCGGTGGACCAGGGCGCCCGTGAGGTGGACATGGTGATCGATGTGGGCGCCGCCATCGCGGGCCTCGTCGACGAGGTGATGGCCGACGTGCTGGCGATGCGGGATGCCGTGCCGCCGCCGGTGGTGATCAAGGTGATCCTCGAGACCGCCGCCATCCACAAGGCGCTGGGCGATGAGGCGGGGGACGAGCGGATCGAGGCCCTGTGCCACGCCGTCGCGCGCGCGGGCGCCGACTTCGTCAAGACCTCCACCGGCTTCCACCCCGCCGGCGGCGCGAGCGTGCGCGCGGTCGAGGCGATGCACCGCGCGGTGGGCGGGAAGCTGGGCATCAAGGCGTCCGGCGGGATCCGCGACGCCGACACCGCCCGCGCGATGATCGCCGCCGGCGCCACCCGGCTCGGCCTCAGCGGCAGCCGCGCGGTGCTGGAGGGCTTCTCCGAGTAG